CGACGGCACGCCGGCGCCGTTCGAGCCGCTGAACTACGTCCTGCGGCGGCCCGACCGCTACCCGCTCTTCCACGTGAAGGACGGCGAGAGCGACCCGTCGAACCCGTACGGCTACCGCATGACCGACGTCGGTGACGGGGACATCGACTACCAGCGGTTCATATCCGCCGTGACCCGGCTGCGCGGCCACCGCCTGGCCCACCACTGGCAGGCCGAGCACGACAACCCGTCCGAGTCCTTCACGTTCGCGCGCCGCTCCAGCGCGCACCTGCACTCCCTGAGGGAGAAGTGCTGACCGGCGTACGGACATGAGGAGGCCCCTCCCCGAACGGGGAGGGGCCTCCTCATGGGGGAACGGACGTCAGCCCACCGTTTTCGGAAGGTGGCCCTTCTCCCTCAGCCAGCCCGCGGGGAAGGCGATGCCGGCCTGGAAGAACACCCAGACGCTGAGGATCCAGAAGGTGTTGCTCTGCGTCCAGCCGTGCGCGTGGGACAGGGTGTCCTCCGCGGAGCCGTACGCGTACTCGAAGACACTGATGGCCATGATGGCGATCCACGGCAGATACACCATGAGCGTGCGGGAGTGGCCGAGGATGTCCCGGTCGGTCTCGCCGAGGCGGTGGACGCGGCCGTGGGGATCGGTCACTTCTCGGTAGGGGCGGAGTGCGGCGTCGGAGGGTAACGGGGACGTGCTCGCTTCGTACGGATCTGCCGTCATGTCAGGCTGTGTCCTCGCCGAGCGGTTGTGGGTTGGGGGAGATGCGGCCCGTTTTCTTGTCGCGTCCCGGCGGGGTCAGGAACAGTGCCACGCAGCCGGCGAAGAGGGAGATGGAGCCGGCCAGGATGAAGGCACCGGAGTGCCCCCAGGCACCGACGACCACGGCACCCATGCCGGCGCCCAGGCCGGAGACGAGCTTGGCGCTGTAGACCATGCCGTAGTTGGACGCGTTGTTGTTCTCACCGAAGTAGTCGGCGGTGAGCGCGGCGAACATCGGGAAGATGGCGCCGCCGCCGAAACCGGATATCGAGGAGAAGATCAGGAACAGCGGAAGGTTCTCGGCGTTCGCCGACCAGAGGATGCCGTACTGGGACAGGCCCAGGATCACGCACACGACGAGCAGGCACCGCTTGCGGCCGTACAGGTCGGAGAGCCAGCCGATGACACCGCGGCCGGTGCCGTTGACGATGGCCTTGAGGGACATGGCCGTGGCGACGATCCCGCCCGCGAATCCGGCCTCCTCGCCGATCTCCACCTGGAAGGCGATACCGAAGATGTTCACGCCGGATGTACAGGCCAGACAGAACCACATCAGGGCCACCCGGCCGGTCTTCCACGCCTCCTTGGGGGAGTACTGGTGCACCGCCGGCGGGTTCATGCGCATCGAGCGGGCCGCGCGCGGGTCCTCCGGCGGGTTCAGCGGGTCGATGGCGGAGGGCCACCAGTTCTTCGGCGGGTCCTTGAAGAAGTAACCGGAGCACGCGACTATTCCGGCCAGGAACAGGCCTACGGAGACCAGGACCCAGCGGAAGTTGGTGAGGTCCATGTAGCCGTTGAAGAGGAAGACGAAGGGCACCGAGCCGTAGGCGAAACCGCCGTTGACGAAGCCGGTCTTGCCGCCCTTGCGCTCCGGATACCACTTGCCGACCATGTTGACGCAGGTCGCGTACACCATGCCGGCGCCCATGCCGCTGAACATGCTGAAGCCGATGTAGGCGACGACGACGTGCGGTGCGAAGGCGAGTGACAGGTAGCCCAGCAGTGTGCCCGCCGCGCCGCACATCATCGCCCAGCGGGCGGGAAGCTTTCCGCTCTCGCGCAGTTTGCCCGCGGGGAAGGCCACCGCGGCCTGGAAGAAGACCCAGACGGTCATCATCCAGAAGATGTGCATGCTGTTCCAGCTGTGCGCCGTGTGCAGGGTGTCCTCGGCGGACGCGAACGCGTACTCGGCGGAGGAGATGCCCATCATGCCGATCCAGGGCAGGATCACCATCCACTTGCGCTTGCGCCCCATGATGTCGATGTCGGTCTCACCGAGGCGGTAGACGCGACCGTTCGCGTCGGTGACCTCCCGGTAGGGAACCGTTGTGGGCAGGTCGGTCGTTGTCATGTCGTGTCGCACCCCTTGCGTCGAAAGATCTGGCCAGCGCCCCCTGTCCCATGCCTTTCGTGCGCGCGCGGGTCCCGGGGCAGGCCGACGCGCACCGTCGGCCTGCCCCCCGCTCACTCACCTCATGTACCGCCCCCCAGCAGCCCCGCCGCCCGTGCCCAGCGGTACTTCGCGCCGAGCACGGCCACCGGCTTCTCGGTCGTGTAGGGGTAGGCCACGACCCCGCGCTCGAAGAGGTACTGGCAGGCCTCCTCGACCTCCACGTCCCCCGCGAGCGACGCCACCACGGGCTTCTCGATCCCCCGCTCCCGGAACTCGGCCACCACGCGCGCGGTGAGCTCCGCGAAGACCATGGGAGGAGTGACGATGGTGTGCCAGTAGCCGAGGACCAGCGCGTGGATGCGCGGATCCTCCAGACCCAGCCGGATCGTCGCCTCGTACGTCGACGGCGGCTCGCCCCCGGTGATGTCCACCGGGTTGCCCGCGGCCCCGAAGGGCGGGATGAACCTCCGGAACGACTCGTCCAGGTCCGGCGGGATCTCCATCAGTGACAGGCCGTTGTCCGTCACCGCGTCGGAGAGCAGCACACCACTGCCGCCGGCGCCCGTGATGATCACGATGTTGTCGCCCTCGGGCGCGGGAAGCACCGGCAACGCGCGCGCGTACTCCAGCATCTCGTTCAGCCCCGGGGCGCGGATCACGCCGGCCTGCCGCAGGATGTCGTCGTACACGGCGTCGTCGCCCGCCAGGGCACCCGTGTGCGAACCGGCCGCCTTGGCACCCGCCGCCGTCCGCCCGGCCTTCAGCACGACCACCGGCTTCTTCGGCACGGTCGCCCGGGCGGCCTCCACGAAGGCGCGGCCGTCCTTGAGGTCCTCCAGGTGCATCGCGATGCACTCGGTGTGCGGGTCCTCGCCGAACCAGGTCAGCAGGTCGTCCTCGTCCAGGTCCGACTTGTTGCCGAGCCCGACGATCGCCGACACACCGGTCTTGGTGGTGCGGGCGAAGCCCAGGATGGCCATCCCGATGCCGCCCGACTGCGAGGTCAGCGCCACCCCGCCCTTGACGTCGTACGGCGTGCAGAACGTGGCGCACAGGTCGTGCCAGGTCGAGTAGTAGCCGTAGATGTTCGGCCCCAGCAGCCGTACGCCGTGCCGCTCGGCGATCGCCACGATCTCCGCCTGGAGTTCGTGCTCGCCGGTCTCCGCGAACCCGGAGGGGATCAGCACGGCGTTCGGGATCTTCTTGCGTCCCACCTCCTCCAGGGCCGAGGCCACGAACTTGGCGGGGATCGCGAAGACCGCCACATCCACCTCACCGGGAACGTCCGTGACACTCTTGTACGCCTTGCGGCCCAGAATGTCATCGGCCTTGGGATTCACCGGGTGGATCTCCCCGGCGAACCCCCCGTCGATGAGGTTGCGCATCACGGAATTGCCGATCTTGCCCTGTTCGTTGGAGGCGCCGATCACGGCGACCGAGCCCGGCTGCATCAGCCGGCGCATCGAGGTGAGGATCTCGTCGCGCGAGTACGTCCGCCGCGGCACGGGCTGCGACTCGGCGAGGATCACCCGGATGTCGGCCGCGACGGCCCCCTCCGCCGTCGCGATCACCGGGTTGAGGTCCACCTCGGCGATCTCGGGGAAGTCCGCGACGAGTTGCGACACCCGGCGGATCTGCTCGGCGACAGCCCACCGGTCCACGCCCGCCTGGCCGCGCACCCCGCGCAGGATCTCCGCCGACCGGATCGAGTCCAGCATCGACAGCGCCTCGTCGGCGGTCACCGGCGCGAGCCGGAAGGTGACGTCCTTCAGGACCTCGACGAGCACCCCGCCGAGCCCGAAGGCGACCACCTTCCCGAACGTCGGGTCCGTGACCGCGCCGACGATGACCTCCTGCCCCTTCGGCAGCAGCTCCTGCACCTGCACGCCCGAGATGAGGGCATCGGCGTCGTACGCACGCGCGTTGTCGATGATGCGGTGGAAGGCGGCCCGTACGTCGCTCGCGCCCTCGACCCCGACGATCACCCCGCCGGCGTCGGTCTTGTGCAGGATGTCAGGCGAAACGATCTTCATCACGACGGGCCCGCCGAAGCGCGCCGCGAACGCCACGGCCTCGTCGACGTCCGTCGCCAGCTCCTCGCCCGGTACGGCGATCCCGTACGCGTCGGCGATCACCTTGCCCTCGGGCGCGGTCAGCGCGGTCCGTCCCTCGGCCCGCACGGACTCCAGGAGGGACCGCACCCGCAGGACCCGGTCTTCCGCCATCACGTCAGATCACTCCGTTCGACTTGAGCAGGCGCACTTCCTCGTCACCGAGGCCGAGTTCGCCGACGTAGACCTCTTCGTTGTGCTCACCGAGCAGCGGGGAGCTGGTCACCTCGACGGGGGAGTCGGACAATTTGAGCGGGCTGCCGACGGTCACGAAGTCGCCGCGCTCGGGATGGGGGACGGTGACGACCATCTCGTTGGCGACGAGCGAACGGTCCTCGATGATCTCCCGGGTGGACAGGATCGGCCCGCACGGGATGTTGCGCGCGTTGAGCCGCTCCAGCACCTCCCACTTGGGCAGCGTCGAGGACCACTCCTCGATCAGCTGGAACATCTTGCCCAGCTTGGGCAGCCGCGCCTCGGGCGTCGCCCACTCGGGGTCGGCGGCCAGCTCGGGCCGGCCGATCAGCTCGCTGAGCGGCTGCCAGCCGACGGGCTGCACGATCACGTACACGTAGTCGTTCGGGCCGCCCGGCGCGCACTTGACCGCCCAGCCCGGCTGGCCGCCGCCGGACGCGTTTCCGGACCTGGGAACCTCGTCGCCGAAGTCCTCGTTGGGATATTCAGCGAGCGGCCCGTGTGCCAGACGCTGCTGATCCCGCAGCTTCACCCGGCACAGGTTGAGTACGGCGTGCTGCATGGCCACGTTGACCCGCTGCCCGCGCCCGGTGCGCTCCCGTTGGTAGAGCGCGGCGAGGATGCCCGCCACGGCGTGCACACCCGTCCCCGAGTCCCCGATCTGGGCCCCCGTCGCCAGCGGCGGCCCGTCCTCGAAGCCGGTGGTCGACATCGACCCGCCCATGGCCTGCGCGACGACTTCGTACGCCTTGAAGTTGGTGTACGGGCCTTCGCCGAACCCCTTGATGGAGGCATAGACGATCCGTGGATTGATCTCCTGGATGCGGTCCCAGGTGAAGCCCATCCGGTCCACCGCGCCCGGGCCGAAGTTCTCGACCATGACATCGGAGCGCCGGATCAGCTCGGTGAGGATCTCCTTGCCGCGCCCGGTCTTGGTGTTGAGGGTGATGCTCCGCTTGTTGCAGTTGAGCATCGTGAAGTAGAGGGAGTCGACGTCCGGCAGGTCACGCAGCTGCTTGCGCGTGATGTCGCCGGCCGGGGCCTCCAGCTTGACGACGTCCGCGCCGAGCCAGGCGAGCAGCTGCGTCGCGGAGGGCCCGGACTGGACGTGGGTCATGTCCAGGACGCGGATGCCTTCGAGGGCCTTGGTTCCTGTCATCGGGGGCACCTCACTTGTACATGGTCTGGTTCATGGTTCCGGGGGCGTACGCGTCCGGGTCGACCCAGACGTTGATCAGCGACGGCTTGCCCGACTCGCGGGCGCGCAGCAGGGCCGGGCCGATGTCGGCGGGGTCGCGGACCTCCTCGCCGTGGCCGCCCAGCATCCGGGCGAACTCGTCGTAGCGGACGTCGCCGAGGGTGTTGCCGATCCGCTCGCGGTCCTTGCCGTACTTGGCGGCCTGGCCGTAGCGGATCTGGTTCATGGAGGAGTTGTTGCCGACGATGCCGACGAACGGGAGGTTGTAGCGGACGAGCGTCTCGAAGTCCCAGCCGGTCAGGGAGAACGCGCCGTCGCCGAAGAGCGCGACGACCTCCTTGTCGGGCCGCGCCTGCTTGGCCGCGAGCACGAAGGGGACACCGACG
This is a stretch of genomic DNA from Streptomyces hawaiiensis. It encodes these proteins:
- a CDS encoding OFA family MFS transporter, with the protein product MTTTDLPTTVPYREVTDANGRVYRLGETDIDIMGRKRKWMVILPWIGMMGISSAEYAFASAEDTLHTAHSWNSMHIFWMMTVWVFFQAAVAFPAGKLRESGKLPARWAMMCGAAGTLLGYLSLAFAPHVVVAYIGFSMFSGMGAGMVYATCVNMVGKWYPERKGGKTGFVNGGFAYGSVPFVFLFNGYMDLTNFRWVLVSVGLFLAGIVACSGYFFKDPPKNWWPSAIDPLNPPEDPRAARSMRMNPPAVHQYSPKEAWKTGRVALMWFCLACTSGVNIFGIAFQVEIGEEAGFAGGIVATAMSLKAIVNGTGRGVIGWLSDLYGRKRCLLVVCVILGLSQYGILWSANAENLPLFLIFSSISGFGGGAIFPMFAALTADYFGENNNASNYGMVYSAKLVSGLGAGMGAVVVGAWGHSGAFILAGSISLFAGCVALFLTPPGRDKKTGRISPNPQPLGEDTA
- a CDS encoding acetate--CoA ligase family protein, producing MAEDRVLRVRSLLESVRAEGRTALTAPEGKVIADAYGIAVPGEELATDVDEAVAFAARFGGPVVMKIVSPDILHKTDAGGVIVGVEGASDVRAAFHRIIDNARAYDADALISGVQVQELLPKGQEVIVGAVTDPTFGKVVAFGLGGVLVEVLKDVTFRLAPVTADEALSMLDSIRSAEILRGVRGQAGVDRWAVAEQIRRVSQLVADFPEIAEVDLNPVIATAEGAVAADIRVILAESQPVPRRTYSRDEILTSMRRLMQPGSVAVIGASNEQGKIGNSVMRNLIDGGFAGEIHPVNPKADDILGRKAYKSVTDVPGEVDVAVFAIPAKFVASALEEVGRKKIPNAVLIPSGFAETGEHELQAEIVAIAERHGVRLLGPNIYGYYSTWHDLCATFCTPYDVKGGVALTSQSGGIGMAILGFARTTKTGVSAIVGLGNKSDLDEDDLLTWFGEDPHTECIAMHLEDLKDGRAFVEAARATVPKKPVVVLKAGRTAAGAKAAGSHTGALAGDDAVYDDILRQAGVIRAPGLNEMLEYARALPVLPAPEGDNIVIITGAGGSGVLLSDAVTDNGLSLMEIPPDLDESFRRFIPPFGAAGNPVDITGGEPPSTYEATIRLGLEDPRIHALVLGYWHTIVTPPMVFAELTARVVAEFRERGIEKPVVASLAGDVEVEEACQYLFERGVVAYPYTTEKPVAVLGAKYRWARAAGLLGGGT
- the frc gene encoding formyl-CoA transferase, encoding MTGTKALEGIRVLDMTHVQSGPSATQLLAWLGADVVKLEAPAGDITRKQLRDLPDVDSLYFTMLNCNKRSITLNTKTGRGKEILTELIRRSDVMVENFGPGAVDRMGFTWDRIQEINPRIVYASIKGFGEGPYTNFKAYEVVAQAMGGSMSTTGFEDGPPLATGAQIGDSGTGVHAVAGILAALYQRERTGRGQRVNVAMQHAVLNLCRVKLRDQQRLAHGPLAEYPNEDFGDEVPRSGNASGGGQPGWAVKCAPGGPNDYVYVIVQPVGWQPLSELIGRPELAADPEWATPEARLPKLGKMFQLIEEWSSTLPKWEVLERLNARNIPCGPILSTREIIEDRSLVANEMVVTVPHPERGDFVTVGSPLKLSDSPVEVTSSPLLGEHNEEVYVGELGLGDEEVRLLKSNGVI